DNA from Choristoneura fumiferana chromosome 6, NRCan_CFum_1, whole genome shotgun sequence:
ATAGACCAAGCCAAGACATTTTTGACAGGTTTATTTTagagtatttataaataaagtattcataTATAACAATAATGAAATTTAATCACAAATTGAAATTCATCATATCCAGGTTACGGGTGCATAAGACGGCATGCGCGCTGAGCACTCTTATGGTGATATCGATATCTCTCTGTTACGTGATGACGAAGGCGTACTTAGTCGTAGTGAATATGTCAATGGCAAAAGACGATTCGATGATGTTGGAGGAGGACTATGAGGTGCGCGGGCCGGCGCTGAGCGCGGAGGCGCTGGCGGCGCGCGTGGCGCGGCTCAACGCGGAGCGGCGCGAGCGGAACGGCGAGCGGTGGGCGGCGCCGGGAGCGGCGGGCGCCGTGCTGGCCGTGCAGGcgggccgccgcgccgcgctgcTGCAGCGGCTGCTGCTGGCGCTCGCCCAAGTGGAAGGCATCGAGGAGGCGCTGCTCGTCGTCTCCCACAGCTTCTACGACGACAGAGTCAACACTCTCGTGCGGAGCGTCCGCTTCTGCCGCGTGCTACAAATCTTCTTCCCCCACTCGCGCCAGCTGAACCCCGACGCCGACTGCCTGAAGCGCGGCGCCGGGGCCGagtgcgcggcgcgcggcgcccgcgccgagCACAAGCAGCACTGGTGGTGGACGGCGCACTTCCTGTTCGACCACTGCCTCGGCAACAGCGAGCGGCTCGTGCTGTTCCTGCAGGAGGACGACTGCGTGACGCGCGACCTGCTGTACATGCTGCGGTACGCGCAGCGAGCGCTCGCGTACCACGCGGACGCGGACGTCATCTCTCTGGGCAAGCCGTGGACTCCCGAGCCGGACTTCGGCGCGCTGACGGTGGAGCCGTGGCGGCCGCCGTGCGAGCGCGGGCTCGCCTTCAACCGGTCGGTGTGGGCGCGGGtggcggcgcgtgcggcgctGTTCTGCGCGTACGACGACGCCAGCTGGAGCTACTCGCTGCTGAACGTGTTCGGCGCGCTGCGGCGCGGCCACGCCGGCATGGTGGCGAGCGTGGCGCCGCGCGTgctggcggcgccggcgccggcgggcGCGCTGTTCCCGGCGCGCGTGCGCTGCGTGTTCCTGGCGGGGCCGGGCGGCCGTGCTGGCCCGCGGCTGCGCGCGCCGCCGCACGGCAACGGCGGCTGGGACGACCCCCGCGACCAGCTGCTCTGCCTCGACCCCTTCCTCGCGACCACCACCTACAGCGTGCCCTACACTAGTACATACTCCTCATCCTGATCAGTACAATACGACGTTGCTATTTCCAGTATGATTgcagatttatatttttaacttttattaaaaccacttaaaaactaaattacagAATTATTTTGAATTGGCCAGTGCCAATTGGCCATAATGAATGGTTGGGTGGGGAGACCCAGACAGTTTTGGGTGCTCCCCTCCCAGTCGTCCATAATGTTTCCCGACTGTTCGCCCTCGTCTCATACAaaatttgaaactaaaatcaattaaacaaaaatagtaaaaccgaccaaaaaataaaaaaataaccaaaaatggaaccgactacaaaacccttgaaaatatttttaataaatattttattaacttaaagcttctttttagtcgcttatctggtatattaatcatgatcgttaaTAGTatacgagcgagcattacttagctttgacgagttccattggtcatctacggtcttccccatcaggtccagtttaccaaatgatacttttttagaatgtaaatgcttatctttaTGTTAAAAATCCTAAGATCACCATATATAGGTGTGCCTattaaatttgaggtttgccctcgatttccctaggatcccatcatcagatcttgacttggtgacaattgGACTatctcagaagagtactctttcgaataaaaaaagaatttagaAAATCgctccacaattgactgagtaatcggtgaacatacataaaaaaaatacaaacattggaacatagaacctcctccttttttgaagtcggttaaaaagcagGGACCTAGCGTCCTTGGTCCTGCCGGCGActcaacccccccccccccccaaaagCGACTTCATTTTGAGTTACAAATAATGATGAAATATCTTTACAATTTCAAGATACTTTTTTAAAGATCGAAGATGAGACAGCTTGAATATTTATGGTGCCTGTAGTGTCGTAGTGCCGTGGAGCCGGGCGCGGCTGCTGGCTCCCCGCCAGCCAAGGCTTAACGTGTGCCGTATAATTTTTAACG
Protein-coding regions in this window:
- the LOC141428550 gene encoding alpha-1,6-mannosyl-glycoprotein 2-beta-N-acetylglucosaminyltransferase-like, producing the protein MSMAKDDSMMLEEDYEVRGPALSAEALAARVARLNAERRERNGERWAAPGAAGAVLAVQAGRRAALLQRLLLALAQVEGIEEALLVVSHSFYDDRVNTLVRSVRFCRVLQIFFPHSRQLNPDADCLKRGAGAECAARGARAEHKQHWWWTAHFLFDHCLGNSERLVLFLQEDDCVTRDLLYMLRYAQRALAYHADADVISLGKPWTPEPDFGALTVEPWRPPCERGLAFNRSVWARVAARAALFCAYDDASWSYSLLNVFGALRRGHAGMVASVAPRVLAAPAPAGALFPARVRCVFLAGPGGRAGPRLRAPPHGNGGWDDPRDQLLCLDPFLATTTYSVPYTSTYSSS